The genomic stretch ACCAGCAGCCAGAAGAGCAACGGGAGACCGGCGACCGTCCTCTCCGCCAACGGGACGACCGGCTCGGCACGCGCCGCCGAGTCCCTCCCCGGGCTCGACGAGCCACTGCCCGCCGCCGGACCCGCGCTCTCGCGGGCTCCCGACCCCTTGCCGCCGGCGGCTCGCGACGACGCAGCCGATCCCGACGGCCCGCCCGACTTGCGTGGCGTCGTGACGTCGATCTGCGGCAGGCCGCTCGAGTCGACGCCTCCATGACCGGCGGACGACAAAGACAGCCCCGAGAGGAGGATCTGCGATTCGTCGCCGGCCTGCGTCGCGGCACCGCGGTCGGGCCCGTGCGCCGTCGCCGACGCCGGTACCGTGTCACGACCGCCGGGGCGGACGGCGCTCCCCTGGTCGACGTCCCGGTCTTCGCGGGGACCGCTTTCGGAAGGGGTGCGGACGGTGGCCGCGGCGGCCGGCCGCCGGGGGGCGGCGGGGCTCTCGACCGAGCGGACCGGATCACCGCCGCGCCGCGGCGCCGCGCGCCGGGGCGGTTCGGACCGTGCCCGGGGCACGCTGCCCCCCGACAGCCAGTTTCCCAGGGCGTCGGCCACTTCCTGTGCCGTCTGCTGCCGGGCCTCGGGATGTTTCTCCATCATCCGGAAGTACAGCTCGACGATCGCGGTCGGGACGTCGGGCCGTTGGTCGAGGAGATTGGGTGCGGGCTGGTTCATGTGGGCCCGGATCCGTTCCGCGAGCGACCCGGCCGCGAACGGCGCCTTGCCGACGAGCAGGTAGTAGAGCGTGCACCCCAGGGCGTAGATGTCGCTGCGCCGATCGGCGAGATGACTGTCGCGCGCCTGTTCGGGTGCGAGGTAGTCGGCCGTGCCGAGGACCTTCTCGTCGTGTTCCCTCGTCAACGACGAGCGATCTTCGTCGCGGGCCAACGCCAGTCCGAGGTCGAGGATCTTGAGCGTGCCCCGTTTGTCGAGCATCAGGTTGGCAGGTTTGACGTCGCGATGGATCAGCCCTTCCTCGTGGGCGTATTGCAGCCCGAGGGCGGCCTGGCGGACGAGATCGACCGCCTCGCGGACCTCGAGCGGTCCCTCGCGCTTGACCTTGGCGTAGAGATCGACCCCTTCGATGTACTCCATGACGATGAAATGGGTCGAACCGTAGCTGTCGAGATCGAAGGCCCGGCAGATGTTGGGATGGTTGAGCCGCGCCGAGGCCTGCGCCTCACGCTCGAACCGGGCCAGGTACGAGCTCTGGTCGACGCGGTCGCTGGGCAGCACCTTGATCGCCACCTTGTGGTGGAGCGTCGAGTGCTCGGCGAGGTAGACATTGCTCATCCCGCCGGCGCCGAGGTGGCGGAGCAGCCGGTACTTGCCGAGGATGAACCCCTTGTGCTTGCCGCGGCGGAGTTGCTCCAGCTGCCAGGATGTGAGCAGCCCCCCCTCGACAAGCGCCGTCACGAGGGCGTCGGGGATCGGCCCCGACGAGCCGCGCCACGGCTCGAGAAACCGCTGGAGCCGCTGCTCCTCCACCAGACCGCTGGCCCGCACGAGGCGGAGGAGGTGGTCGATCGTCTGCGGCGGCTCGGGCATGCGGCGGATCCGGCGCTCTGCTCCCCACCGCGGGCGGCACACCGCCCCGGCGCTTCCGTGGTACGGTGGAGAGGGACTGCGATGAGCATTGTGCTGTATTCACGACGTGGCTGCCACTTGTGCCGGGAGGCGGCCGACCTGCTGGACGCGCTCGCCGTCCCCTTCACGACCGTCGACATCGACGGCCACGGCGACTTGGTGGCCGCCTTCTGCACGCGGGTGCCGGTGATCGAGGTCGACGGCCGGATCGTCGCCGAAGGCCGGATCGATCCCGGCCTGGTGGCACGGTCGTTGGCACCGTCGTCGCGGTGACCGGCTCGGCCCCCTGCTGCCGGTGGGCCGGGCCCACGATACTGCCGGTGGGCCCCGCCCACGATACTTCAGAGCGACAGGGCGACGCCGCGGCGCATCAGGTCGTCGGCGAGCCGGTGTGCCGACTCGAACGGTTCGGCGTCCCAGCCGGCCGCCCTCGCGGCGGCGACGTTGGCCGGCATGTCGTCGGTGAAGAAGATCCCCTCCGGCTCGACGCCGGCCTGGATGGCGGCGGTCGCGTAAATCCCCGGCCGCGGCTTCATGCCCCCCACCTCGTGGCTGAGGACGAGACAGGCGAACGGTCCTGGCAACACGGCCCAGCGGCAGCCGAGCAGGTGGTGCCAGTGGGGCGCGCAGGTGTTGGAGAGGATGCCGATCGGGCACTGGGCGCGCTGGAGGGCGGCGATCACCGGCACCATCGCCGCATTGAGCGAGAACATGTCGCTGGCGGCGTGGGCCAGCGCCGCGGGGTCGGGGTCCGTGCCCGTCCGCCGCGCGAACTCGGCGACGTAGCCCGGCCAGTCGAGCGCGCCGCTCTCCAGCCGCTCCTGGAGGCCGTCGGCGACCGCTTCTTCGACGGTGGCCACCGTCGTTCCCGCGACCGCGGCCATCTGCCGGTGGGCGCGATCCCTGTCGAACAGGGCGATCACGTTGCCGAGGTCGAGGAACACGAACTGCGGACGGCGGAGATGGGGCATGGCGAGTGGCGTGGGTGAGGGTGCTTTCCGGCGGTGGGGCCAGAGACTATTCTGCTGCCGCCGCGGCTGGAAAGGCCGGGCGTCTTCCCTCCCCGGGGCCCGGCATGAGCATCCTCAATCGCTACAGCTCTCGGATCACGCAGCCCCGCTCCCAGGGGGCGTCGCAGGCGATGCTCTTGGGCACCGGCCTGACGCCCGCCGATCTGGCGAAGCCGCAGATCGGAGTCGTCAGCATGTGGTACGAGGGCAACACCTGCAACATGCACCTCGACCGTCTCGCCGCCCGGGTCCGCGACGGTGTCGTCGCCGCGGGCATGGTCGGGATGCGGTTCAACACGATCGGGGTCAGCGACGGGATCTCGATGGGCACGGAGGGGATGAGCTATTCCCTTCCCTCGCGCGACGTGATCGCCGACTCGATCGAGACGGTGATGCATGCCCAGTGGTACGACGGCTTGGTGGCGATTCCGGGCTGCGACAAGAACATGCCCGGCTGCCTGATCGCGATGGGGCGTCTCAACCGGCCGGCGCTGATGGTCTACGGCGGCACGATCCGCGCCGGCCACCTCGCCGACGGGACGCCGCTCGACATCGTGTCGGCCTTCCAGTGCTACGGCGAGTACGTTTCCGGAAGGATCGACGACGCCCGACGGTCCGACATCGTCCGCCATGCCTGTCCCGGTGCCGGGGCCTGCGGTGGCATGTACACCGCCAACACGATGGCGACGGCGATCGAGGCCCTGGGCATGGCGCTCCCCGACAGCGCCTCGATCCCCGCGGAGGATCCCGCCAAGGAGGAAGAGTGCCGGCGGGCCGGGGCCGCGATCAGGCTGCTCCTCGAGCGCGACATCAAGCCCCGCGACATCATGACGCGCCGGGCGTTCGAGAACGCGATCGTGATGACGATGGCGCTGGGGGGGTCGACCAACGCCGTGCTCCACCTGATCGCCATGGC from Planctomycetota bacterium encodes the following:
- a CDS encoding HAD-IA family hydrolase, encoding MPHLRRPQFVFLDLGNVIALFDRDRAHRQMAAVAGTTVATVEEAVADGLQERLESGALDWPGYVAEFARRTGTDPDPAALAHAASDMFSLNAAMVPVIAALQRAQCPIGILSNTCAPHWHHLLGCRWAVLPGPFACLVLSHEVGGMKPRPGIYATAAIQAGVEPEGIFFTDDMPANVAAARAAGWDAEPFESAHRLADDLMRRGVALSL
- a CDS encoding glutaredoxin family protein, with protein sequence MSIVLYSRRGCHLCREAADLLDALAVPFTTVDIDGHGDLVAAFCTRVPVIEVDGRIVAEGRIDPGLVARSLAPSSR
- a CDS encoding serine/threonine protein kinase, with the protein product MPEPPQTIDHLLRLVRASGLVEEQRLQRFLEPWRGSSGPIPDALVTALVEGGLLTSWQLEQLRRGKHKGFILGKYRLLRHLGAGGMSNVYLAEHSTLHHKVAIKVLPSDRVDQSSYLARFEREAQASARLNHPNICRAFDLDSYGSTHFIVMEYIEGVDLYAKVKREGPLEVREAVDLVRQAALGLQYAHEEGLIHRDVKPANLMLDKRGTLKILDLGLALARDEDRSSLTREHDEKVLGTADYLAPEQARDSHLADRRSDIYALGCTLYYLLVGKAPFAAGSLAERIRAHMNQPAPNLLDQRPDVPTAIVELYFRMMEKHPEARQQTAQEVADALGNWLSGGSVPRARSEPPRRAAPRRGGDPVRSVESPAAPRRPAAAATVRTPSESGPREDRDVDQGSAVRPGGRDTVPASATAHGPDRGAATQAGDESQILLSGLSLSSAGHGGVDSSGLPQIDVTTPRKSGGPSGSAASSRAAGGKGSGARESAGPAAGSGSSSPGRDSAARAEPVVPLAERTVAGLPLLFWLLVGVGLAIAGVLLAKNLSAQRAKPKAAGGASGDREAKGAIDRVLEESREKPKPVQPPKGSAPAAPSGPPGGKPDAKRDLKQEGRPEPKPASPAGAKPGGKPESKTDTNPPESKPKAPPDAAGLKATSRPGA
- the ilvD gene encoding dihydroxy-acid dehydratase codes for the protein MSILNRYSSRITQPRSQGASQAMLLGTGLTPADLAKPQIGVVSMWYEGNTCNMHLDRLAARVRDGVVAAGMVGMRFNTIGVSDGISMGTEGMSYSLPSRDVIADSIETVMHAQWYDGLVAIPGCDKNMPGCLIAMGRLNRPALMVYGGTIRAGHLADGTPLDIVSAFQCYGEYVSGRIDDARRSDIVRHACPGAGACGGMYTANTMATAIEALGMALPDSASIPAEDPAKEEECRRAGAAIRLLLERDIKPRDIMTRRAFENAIVMTMALGGSTNAVLHLIAMARTVGIDLTPADFQAVARRVPYLADLKPSGRYVQEDLHAVGGTSGCMRYLLDKGFLDGDCLTVTGRTLGENLAGSAGLAAGQRIIRPVEDPIKPTGHITILHGNLAPGSAVAKITGKEGARFRGPARVFDREESMLAALERGAIARGDVVVIRYEGPKGGPGMPEMLTPTSALVGAGLGADVALITDGRFSGGSHGFIVGHVVPEAQDGGPIALLRDGDVVVIDAETATLDAEVDAAEFARRRAAWTVPPPTATTGILGKYVRCVAPASAGCVTDAG